From the Primulina tabacum isolate GXHZ01 chromosome 15, ASM2559414v2, whole genome shotgun sequence genome, one window contains:
- the LOC142526248 gene encoding isocitrate dehydrogenase [NAD] regulatory subunit 1, mitochondrial-like, whose protein sequence is MSRRVLPVLKHYLSTRFTTHTRSVTYMPRPGDGSPRAVTLIPGDGVGPLVTGAVEQVMESMHAPVYFEKYDIHGDMKTVPPEVIDSIKKNKVCLKGGLKTPVGGGVNSLNVILRKELDLYASLVHCFNLKGLPTRHENVDIVVIRENTEGEYSGLEHEVVPGVVESLKVITKFCSERIAKYAFEYAYLNNRKKVTAVHKANIMKLADGLFLESCREVASAYPSIQYNEMIVDNCSMQLVSKPEQFDVMVTPNLYGNLVANMAAGIAGGTGVMPGGNVGADHAVFEQGASAGNVGNEKLAEQKKANPVALLLSSAMLLRHLQFPSFADRLETAVKCVISEGKFRTKDLGGDSTTQEVVDAVIANLE, encoded by the exons ATGTCCCGGCGAGTCCTCCCCGTTCTAAAGCACTACCTTTCGACTAGATTCACGACCCACACCCGATCCGTTACATATATGCCTCGACCCGGAGATGGGTCGCCACGCGCAGTCACCCTCATTCCCGGCGACGGTGTTGGGCCCCTCGTCACCGGCGCAGTGGAGCAGGTTATGGAGTCCATGCACGCCCCCGTCTACTTTGAGAAATATGACATCCACGGGGACATGAAGACCGTCCCTCCCGAGGTGATCGATTCCATCAAGAAGAACAAGGTCTGTCTCAAGGGTGGATTGAAGACTCCTGTCGGTGGAGGTGTTAATTCTCTCAATGTCATCTTGAGGAAGGAGCTCGATCTCTACGCTTCCCTCGTCCACTGCTTTAATCTCAAGGGATTGCCTACGCGTCATGAGAATGTAGATATTGTCGTGATTCGGGAGAATACGGAGGGAGAGTACTCGGGCCTAGAGCATGAGGTTGTTCCTGGAGTTGTGGAGAGCCTTAAG GTGATTACAAAGTTCTGCTCAGAACGAATAGCAAAATATGCCTTTGAGTATGCCTATCTCAACAACAGGAAGAAAGTGACAGCAGTTCATAAAGCAAACATAATGAAACTTGCGGATGGTCTTTTTTTGGAATCCTGCCGTGAAGTTGCTAGTGCTTACCCTAGTATACAATACAATGAGATGATAGTGGATAATTGTTCCATGCAGCTTGTTTCCAAGCCAGAGCAATTTGATGTCATG GTGACTCCTAATCTATATGGGAATCTTGTTGCAAATATGGCTGCTGGTATAGCCGGGGGTACCGGTGTCATGCCTGGTG GGAATGTGGGGGCTGATCATGCGGTCTTTGAGCAAGGTGCTTCAGCAGGAAATGTGGGAAATGAGAAATTAGCAGAGCAAAAGAAGGCAAATCCAGTGGCTCTGCTTCTTTCATCAGCTATGTTACTGAGACACCTCCAGTTTCCTTCATTTGCTGATCGGTTAGAGACTGCGGTGAAGTGTGTGATATCAGAAGGTAAGTTCCGGACAAAAGATCTTGGTGGAGACAGCACGACCCAAGAAGTTGTGGACGCTGTCATTGCAAATCTGGAGTGA
- the LOC142526247 gene encoding glycerol-3-phosphate acyltransferase 9 codes for MSKLRSSASELDLDHPNIEDYLPSGSIQEPHGKLRLRDLLDISPTLFEAAGAIVDDSFTRCFKSNPPEPWNWNIYLFPLWCLGVVVRYGLLFPVRVIVLTVGWIIFLSCYFPVHFLLKGHDKLRKKLERGLVELICSFFVASWTGVVKYHGPRPSIRPKQVFVANHTSMIDFIVLEQMTAFAVIMQKHPGWVGLLQSTILESLGCIWFNRSESKDREIVARKLREHVNAADSNPLLIFPEGTCVNNHYTVMFKKGAFELDCTVCPVAIKYNKIFVDAFWNSRKQSFTTHLLQLMTSWAVVCNVWYLEPQNLRPGETPIEFAERVRDIISLRAGLRKVPWDGYLKYSRPSPKHRERKQQSFAESLLRRLEDK; via the exons ATGAGCAAGCTTCGATCATCGGCTTCCGAATTGGATTTGGATCACCCCAACATCGAAGATTACCTTCCATCTGGATCCATTCAGGAGCCCCATGGAAAACTACGCCT GCGGGATTTGCTAGATATTTCCCCGACTTTGTTTGAGGCAGCGGGTGCCATTGTTGAT GATTCTTTCACAAGATGCTTCAAGTCAAATCCTCCAGAACCTTGGAATTGGAACATATATTTGTTTCCTTTGTGGTGTTTGGGAGTTGTAGTAAGATATGGGCTGCTTTTCCCAGTAAG GGTCATTGTATTGACAGTTGGATGGATAATATTTCTATCATGCTATTTTCCTGTCCATTTCCTGTTGAAAGGGCATGACAAGCTAAGGAAAAAGTTAGAG AGAGGTCTAGTGGAGCTCATTTGCAGCTTTTTTGTTGCATCATGGACTGGGGTTGTCAAGTATCACGGCCCTCGCCCCAGCATTCGGCCTAAGCAGGTGTTTGTGGCAAACCATACGTCCATGATTGATTTCATCGTTTTGGAACAAATGACTGCATTTGCAGTGATCATGCAGAAGCATCCTGGTTGGGTTG GATTGTTGCAGAGCACTATTTTGGAAAGTTTAGGATGCATCTGGTTCAACCGCTCAGAGTCCAAGGATCGTGAAATTGTGGCTAGAAA GTTAAGAGAACATGTCAATGCGGCTGACAGCAATCCTCTTCTCATATTCCCTGAAGGAACTTGTGTGAATAACCACTATACTGTGATGTTTAAGAAG GGTGCATTTGAACTTGACTGCACTGTCTGTCCAGTCGCAATCAAGTATAACAAGATTTTCGTAGATGCCTTCTGGAACAGTCGAAA GCAATCTTTCACGACACACTTGCTGCAGCTTATGACATCATGGGCAGTTGTTTGTAATGTATGGTACCTGGAGCCTCAAAATCTGAGACCTGGGGAAACACCTATTGAGTTTGCTGAGAG GGTGAGGGACATCATTTCTCTTCGAGCAGGTCTTAGAAAGGTCCCGTGGGATGGATATTTGAAATACTCTCGCCCCAGCCCCAAGCATCGAGAGCGCAA GCAGCAGAGCTTTGCGGAATCACTGCTACGTCGGCTTGAAGATAAATAG